The genomic window ACGATGTAAACGGTCGTTCCGGGGTTGAGAGCGTCTTGCGGGGAGAGTCCGGCGACCTTGGCCAGCATCTCCGCCTGGTCCTCGGTGCCATAGAACTTCTTGGAGATGCTCTGCAGGGTCTCGCCGGACTGCACCTGGTAGGGCGCAAAGAAATACCGGGTCAGATGCACCACGCGGATGCCTTCGCTCTCCAGCTTCACCTCCACAAACTCTTCTTGCTTCGGTTTCTGTCCTTGATCGGACTGGGCCCAGAGCACAGCCCCGCTCAGGCCCAGGACCAGCAAGCACGCCGCACCAAGGAATCTCCTGTACATGGCTTTGCTCCTCGGGTCCGCACCCCGGTCACTTGCCACCGCCGGGCGGACGCCATT from Terriglobales bacterium includes these protein-coding regions:
- a CDS encoding LysM domain-containing protein gives rise to the protein MYRRFLGAACLLVLGLSGAVLWAQSDQGQKPKQEEFVEVKLESEGIRVVHLTRYFFAPYQVQSGETLQSISKKFYGTEDQAEMLAKVAGLSPQDALNPGTTVYIVVNEFLLKWSGTDAENQMKAVRAFLQGTSDRKFRYQWSDADMSIDFTKNVLTSFDVAEFRLLPASADRPVLVLKFPKKPALRVFLGEAELSSATTE